ACAACGTGATGGGGGTGGCGAAGGCCGCCCTCGAGATGTCCGTCCGCTACCTCGCTGCCGACCTGGGCCCCCGCGGCATCCGGGTCAACGCCCTCTCCGCCGGTCCCATCAAGACCCTGGCCGCGTCCGGCGTCCATGGCATCTCCAAGATGCTCGAGTATCACCGCACCCACGCCCCCCTCCGCCGAAACACCGAGCAGGAGGAGGTGGGGGACGCGGCCCTCTTCCTGGTCTCACGCCTCTCGCGCGGCATCACGGGCGAGGTCATCCACGTGGACGGCGGCTTCCACGTCATGGGTATGTCCGCGCTCTGAAGTCCCGGCCTTCGCGGCCTCCGTGGTACTCTGACTTCGGACCCGTGCGATCCCTCTTCATCATCCCCGCCCTGGTCGCCTCGCTGGTTCCCGTCGTTTGCGCGGTCGCGGCCGAGCCCACCGACCCGCAGATCGGGCCCGCCCCGAAGAAGGCCAAGCCCAAGCGGCCGCCGCCCGAGCCCGGCGAGGGTCTCCCCCCCGGCGAGTTCCGCCTGCGCGCGGACACCCAAGAGGAGGTCTCCAAGGGGCACTACCAGGCCCGCGGCTTCGTGGACCTCCGCACCAGCGACGCGCGCCTCCAGGCCGATCGCCTCGACCTCTACGAGACAGAGAACGCCGACGGCACCAAGAGCCGGCGGGCGGTCGCGGAGGGGAACGTGGTCTTCATGCGGGGAGAAGAACGCATCGCGGGGGACCGCCTGGAGATGGATATGGACTCGGGGGAGGGGACGTTCGAGAACGCCCTCGGGTTCGTCGAGCCGGGAGTCTTCGTGGAGGGACGGAAGATCTTTCGCCTGGACGCCAAGACCTACCGGGTGGAGGATGGAAAGTTCACCTCCTGCGCCCAGCCCAATCCGCGCTGGATGTTCTCCGCCTCCTCCGCCCGCATCGAGGTGAACGACAAGATCGTGGCCACCAACGCGATCTTCAGGGTGAAGTCCTTCCCCGCCTTCTACCTGCCCGTCATCGTCTATCCCATCCGCCAGGACCAGCGATCGACCGGCTTCCTCCTCCCCCACTTCGGATACTCCACCTTTCGCGGCTTCAACGTGGGGGACGGCTTCTTCTGGGCCATGGGTCGCAGCGCCGACCAGACCTTCTCTTTCGACAACTACTCGAGCTACGGGAAGGGCTTCGGCCATGAGTTCCGCTACCTGGAGGACGCCCCCTCCCGGGGCACCCTCCATTCCTACTTCTTCCTTCCCCAGGGAAGCACGCAGTGGGACTACAACCTCGACTGGAACGCCCTGCAAATGCTCCCCGGGAAGTTCCAGGCCACCCTTTCTCTCCAGGTCTACAGCAGCCAGGCGTTCCAGGAGCAATCTCAGGACAACTTCAACCTGGCCACCTCCCGCAGCACGCACCGCGCCCTCACCCTGCAGCGGAACTTCGGCTCCACGGTGTTCCTGGTCTCCGCGGACACCACCGACACCTTCTTCGGCGACACCGCGGTCGTGAACCGCCACCTGCCCGGGATCAGCCTGCGCCGCCTCCCCCAGCAGATCGGCGGCGGCTTCATCTTCGGGTACGAGGCCCGTGCGGACGGGCTGGGCTACGGCAACGACCAGACGGTGGACAGCTACTTCCGTTTCGACCTCGCCCCCGAGGTCTCCCGCCCTCTTTCCCTGAGCTTCCTCCAGGTCACGCCCACCGCCCGCTTCCGCTTCACCCGCTATTCCGCCACCCTCGCCTCCTCCGATAGCACCGGAACCGGCCCCACCGCCATCACCGGCCCCGCCCGCGACCGGCCCCTATTCGAGGGCACGGTGGACCTGCGGGGGCCCACCTTCTCGCGGGTCTTCGGCGATGTCTCCGACCCCGGGCGTTTCAAACACGTGATCGGACCGGAGATCACCTGGACCTACCGGACCCCCGTCACCGACTTCAACTCGATTCCAAAGTTCGACGGCGCCGACTATCTCCTCGGCACTGACCAGATCACCTACGCGCTGGTTCAACGCATCCTGACCAAGCGCCCGGGCCCCACGGGCAAGCTCGTGTCCAACGAGTTCTTCTCCTGGCGGCTCGCCCAAACCTACTATGTACAGATCGCGGAGGGGCAGAACAACTTCGACCCCAACTACTCCTCCTCCGCCTTCGGGCCGGGCTTCCAGCCCGAGCACCTCTCCCCCTTGCTCTCCCGCATGCGCATCCGTCCGAACCCCAACCTCTCCGGAGACTTCAACCTGGAATACGACGTGAACTTCAAGCAGCTTCGGACCATCGGGCTCACGAGCTCCGTCGGCGGTGCGTGGGGGAACCTCCAGGCCGGCTGGTCCCGCTCGGTGCGGTTGTCGGATAACCCCGCGGACCGGGTGGTGGCCGCAGACTGGCTGCGCGGCGGGATCCACCTCGAGCCGGTGGCCCGCATCGGGGTGGACGCCTCCGCCAACTACGACCTGGTCCAGAACGTCTGGGTGCAGCTCTTGGGCCGCGTGCGGTACGAGGTCCAGTGCTG
This DNA window, taken from Vicinamibacteria bacterium, encodes the following:
- the lptD gene encoding LPS assembly protein LptD, giving the protein MRSLFIIPALVASLVPVVCAVAAEPTDPQIGPAPKKAKPKRPPPEPGEGLPPGEFRLRADTQEEVSKGHYQARGFVDLRTSDARLQADRLDLYETENADGTKSRRAVAEGNVVFMRGEERIAGDRLEMDMDSGEGTFENALGFVEPGVFVEGRKIFRLDAKTYRVEDGKFTSCAQPNPRWMFSASSARIEVNDKIVATNAIFRVKSFPAFYLPVIVYPIRQDQRSTGFLLPHFGYSTFRGFNVGDGFFWAMGRSADQTFSFDNYSSYGKGFGHEFRYLEDAPSRGTLHSYFFLPQGSTQWDYNLDWNALQMLPGKFQATLSLQVYSSQAFQEQSQDNFNLATSRSTHRALTLQRNFGSTVFLVSADTTDTFFGDTAVVNRHLPGISLRRLPQQIGGGFIFGYEARADGLGYGNDQTVDSYFRFDLAPEVSRPLSLSFLQVTPTARFRFTRYSATLASSDSTGTGPTAITGPARDRPLFEGTVDLRGPTFSRVFGDVSDPGRFKHVIGPEITWTYRTPVTDFNSIPKFDGADYLLGTDQITYALVQRILTKRPGPTGKLVSNEFFSWRLAQTYYVQIAEGQNNFDPNYSSSAFGPGFQPEHLSPLLSRMRIRPNPNLSGDFNLEYDVNFKQLRTIGLTSSVGGAWGNLQAGWSRSVRLSDNPADRVVAADWLRGGIHLEPVARIGVDASANYDLVQNVWVQLLGRVRYEVQCCGFVAEYLKYNYNSRVDSQFRFQIELANVGSIGNFNGDDVAARRAGLAGYR